From the Betaproteobacteria bacterium genome, the window GCGAGTTTGCACGATCATATCGACGTGGTGGAAGAAGTAGCCTACGGCTGCGGTTCCACCGGCTGGTGCCTGGGCGTGTACCAGGCCCACTCGTGGTTGCTGGGATCTTTCGTTGCGCGCGCGCAAGACGATGTCTATGGCGCCAATCCCAACGCCATCGTCTCCGCCGTGATCGGGCCGCGCGGCCAGGCGCGCAAGGTTCAAGGGGGCTACAAGCTCTCCGGCTTCTGGCCCTTTTGCTCGGGTTGCCATCACTCCGATTGGGTGCTGCTGGGCGAGATGGTGATGGGGGATGATGACGCCATTCTCGACAGCGGCGTCATGGCGATACCGGCCCGCGAAGTAAACATTCAAGACGACTGGTACACGGGCGGGCTCACGGGCACCGGCAGCAATAGCGTGACGGTGAAGGATCTGTTCGTGCCCGAGCACCGTTTCTTGTCCGTGCCCGCCGCCATCGAAGGCAAGACGCCGGGCGCGCACTTGCACGGCACCCCTCTTTACCGGTCCGCCGCCGTGCCCGCGTTGGCCTTGTTCATTTGTAGCGCCGCGCTCGGCATGAGCCGGCGTGCGCTGGACAGCTTCATCGCTCGCTTGCCAGGGCGCATCGTGGCCTACACCTTTGGCGACAAGCAGATGGATCTCGCGGTGACTCACATCGAGGTGGCGGAAGCGGCCACCAAACTCGACGCCGCACGCTTGATTCTGCATGGCATGGTGGACGAAGTGGAAGCCTACGCCAACCAAGGCGCGCAAATGCCCTTGGAGCGGCGCGCCAAGGCCCGCATGGATTGCGCCTACGCGGTGCGCTTGTGTCTGGAGTCCACCCAGACGTTGTACATTGCCACCGGCGGCAGCGGGTTGGATGAGAAGAGCCCGGTGCATCTGGCGCAGAAGGATTTGCACGCCATCAACATGCATGGGCTGCTCAGCATGAAGACCAATCTGGAGATGTACGGGCGCGTGTTGCTGGGGATGTCCCCGAATTCACCGGTTGTGTAATTCGTGCCCAAGCCCTTGCACGAGCGCCATCCTTGGGTAAGCACGCCGGTGCGGCGGGATGTCCAAGCCAAGATCTACCATTCGGTGGATGCGAACTCCTTCAAGAAGGGCATGCGCCAATTGCCGGCGGGCGTGTCCATCGTCACGACGGGCGATGGCGGGGAGGGGCGCGCGGGATTTACCGCGACGGCGGTATGTTCAGTCTCCGCGGAGCCCCCTCAGTTGCTCGTTTGCGTCAACGCAACGAGCAACACGCACCCCAAGATTCGGGAGTGGAAAAATTTCTGCGTTAACGTTTTGTCTAGCACGCAACATCCCGTCGCGTGCCATTTCGCCAGCGCATCCGCTACCGCGGACCGTTTCGAGGTGGGAGATTGGTCCGTGCTGGATACCGGGGCACCCGTGCTCAAGGGATGCCCGGTCAATTTCGATTGCACCTTGGCGCGGGAGATTGAAGCGGGTACGCACACAATATTCATTGGAAATGTCGCCGCAGTGGCGGTTATCGCAGGATTGGAGCCGCTTGCCTTCGTGGACGGACAGTATCTGAACATCGGCCCCACCAAACGCGGGTCCGATGCGGAGTTGTGGGATTGGAGTTAAGCGATTTATCGTTGCTGTATTTCATTACAAACACACGGGAGGAGAGTATGAGTAAAGACCTGACCGGTCGCCGCAAGGTGCTCAAGACCGGCGCAACCGCAGTCGCATTGTTGAGTTTTCCCTTCATCAACACCAAGCTCGCGTCCGCGCAGTCTGGACGAAAGATCAAGATCGGCTATGTCATACCCAAGACGGGCCCGCTCGCCATCTTCGCCGAGACGGACAAGTTCGTGATCGGCGAGCTGAGCGCGCTGTTCAAGGCCGGCGTCACCATCGGG encodes:
- a CDS encoding flavin reductase; the encoded protein is MPKPLHERHPWVSTPVRRDVQAKIYHSVDANSFKKGMRQLPAGVSIVTTGDGGEGRAGFTATAVCSVSAEPPQLLVCVNATSNTHPKIREWKNFCVNVLSSTQHPVACHFASASATADRFEVGDWSVLDTGAPVLKGCPVNFDCTLAREIEAGTHTIFIGNVAAVAVIAGLEPLAFVDGQYLNIGPTKRGSDAELWDWS